One genomic window of Leptospira paudalimensis includes the following:
- a CDS encoding PAS domain S-box protein has product MFQENKEDGMANECYNSLPIAIFQISKQGMINFINFEAQELFGITQIDFYKSSFSTVLTEKSKNIFQSFISTICLEKNKHACLVEITKENNLTKKVSLFGNLSIDSEWIQLVAVEAKNENEISFKKEFEDISNVSHVGRWELNLITGSLEWSKKIYEIFELDPNQFKPSYETFLSVIHPEDREKVNHAYSQSLIHKQKYEIEHRVILLDGRIKWVRETCYSIFDSNGNPEISIGTCQDITRQKESEIHLKESEKKYSNLVENTASLVWSTNANGHFSYLNPAWEKLLGYTKEEMLNRPFSDFQPPDISIRDQKVFEILKLGFESSKNNYESVFLSKIGEIKYLNFYPTPLFNEFGEFVGSQGTANDITFKRTLDLKLEETYFELGQRQFAIDQHAIVAITNLNADIIYVNKKFCEISKYTRDELIGENHRIINSGHHPLEFFKKLYQTIKSGNTWHGEIKNRAKDGSFYWVATTIAPIKNARGDIEKYLSIRTDITEIKEADEKIKSLLNEKALILIEVHHRIKNNMNTIYSLLKMEANSQKDILHKTILIDASNRVRSMMLLYDKLYRSENTDIISIKDYFPTLISEILNIFPNQDNISTDIQVEPVAISTKILSSIGIIINELVTNSMKYSFGEGQVGKITFHAKIQNQFLIIDYEDDGIPIDPTILLQSTNSFGLNLINMLVKQLKGIVHIENSNGTKYKIEIKI; this is encoded by the coding sequence ATGTTTCAAGAAAATAAGGAAGATGGAATGGCAAACGAATGTTACAATTCGTTACCTATTGCAATCTTTCAAATTTCAAAACAAGGAATGATCAATTTTATCAATTTCGAAGCACAGGAATTATTTGGCATTACACAAATTGATTTTTACAAAAGTTCATTTAGTACGGTTTTAACTGAGAAATCAAAAAACATTTTCCAATCATTCATCAGCACAATTTGTTTAGAAAAAAACAAACATGCTTGCCTAGTTGAAATCACCAAAGAAAATAATTTGACAAAAAAAGTTTCACTCTTTGGAAATCTCTCGATAGACAGTGAGTGGATCCAGCTAGTTGCAGTAGAAGCAAAAAACGAAAACGAAATTTCCTTTAAAAAGGAATTTGAAGACATTTCCAATGTTTCCCACGTTGGCCGATGGGAGTTAAATTTAATCACTGGGTCCTTAGAGTGGTCAAAAAAAATCTATGAAATCTTTGAATTGGATCCAAACCAATTCAAACCTAGTTACGAAACTTTTTTATCCGTCATCCATCCAGAAGATCGCGAAAAAGTGAACCATGCATACTCTCAATCTCTTATCCATAAACAAAAGTATGAAATTGAACACCGAGTCATTCTGTTAGATGGTCGTATCAAATGGGTTAGGGAAACCTGTTATTCAATATTTGATTCAAATGGAAACCCAGAGATATCCATCGGAACTTGCCAAGACATCACTAGACAAAAGGAATCGGAAATACACTTAAAGGAGAGTGAAAAAAAATATTCAAACTTGGTCGAAAATACAGCGAGTTTAGTCTGGAGTACAAATGCAAACGGGCATTTTTCTTACCTCAATCCAGCTTGGGAAAAATTACTTGGATATACAAAGGAAGAAATGTTAAATCGACCTTTCTCCGATTTTCAACCTCCTGATATATCCATTCGAGATCAAAAAGTTTTCGAAATACTTAAGTTAGGTTTCGAATCTTCGAAAAACAATTACGAATCTGTATTTTTGTCTAAAATCGGAGAAATAAAATATTTAAATTTTTATCCTACTCCCCTTTTCAACGAATTTGGAGAATTTGTAGGTTCACAAGGTACCGCAAACGACATCACATTCAAACGTACTTTGGATCTAAAACTAGAAGAAACATATTTTGAATTAGGGCAAAGACAATTTGCAATCGACCAACATGCGATTGTTGCAATCACCAATCTAAATGCTGATATTATTTACGTTAATAAAAAGTTTTGCGAAATAAGTAAGTATACAAGGGATGAATTAATCGGCGAAAACCATCGCATCATCAATTCTGGGCACCATCCACTTGAGTTTTTTAAAAAATTATACCAAACAATTAAATCAGGAAATACCTGGCATGGTGAAATCAAAAATAGAGCAAAAGATGGAAGTTTTTACTGGGTTGCGACAACCATTGCGCCAATTAAAAATGCACGTGGTGATATTGAAAAATATCTATCCATCAGAACAGATATAACCGAAATCAAGGAAGCGGATGAAAAAATCAAATCACTCCTAAATGAAAAAGCGCTGATCTTAATCGAAGTGCACCATCGTATCAAAAATAATATGAATACGATTTATAGTCTGTTAAAAATGGAAGCAAACTCACAAAAAGATATTCTGCATAAAACAATCTTGATCGATGCGTCAAATCGAGTTCGAAGTATGATGTTGTTATATGACAAATTATACCGATCAGAAAACACAGATATCATTTCCATTAAAGATTACTTTCCGACTTTGATTTCTGAAATATTAAATATATTTCCAAATCAAGACAACATTTCGACTGATATACAAGTAGAACCTGTTGCGATTAGCACAAAAATCTTATCCTCCATCGGAATCATCATTAACGAGCTTGTTACCAACTCAATGAAATATTCCTTCGGTGAAGGTCAAGTAGGGAAAATTACGTTTCACGCAAAAATTCAGAATCAATTTTTAATCATCGATTATGAAGATGATGGAATTCCAATCGACCCGACGATTTTACTCCAATCAACAAATAGTTTTGGTTTAAACCTAATTAACATGCTAGTGAAACAATTAAAGGGAATTGTTCATATAGAAAATTCTAATGGAACTAAATATAAAATTGAGATCAAAATCTAG
- a CDS encoding response regulator, with product MNEKRILLAEDDLISATVLQESLASLGYQVTLAEDGRKAKELFLENQFPIVITDYDMPDVNGIELIDFLKEEEVEPIIIVLTNHSETSIIIDIMRRGIYDYIVKPIEEEELSLKLQHAFEIHNIKKLEKVAKREREMRLESHLDWIKWKEKMGGSGKSKNLNKNLFESLKTSFNQGTGFGALVSLLKIVSDSAEIEGDFYKIDREIMSLIKTNAEMAEKALYTFSEIDEILNGKIELETISLSYLYNEIKNVTIEMSNLLDIQKNHLYLSEKKSSFDQNKINIHINYFIIALKEMLTNACKFSIPESSIHIVMYIEAKSLVISIYNSPVMNSDRTEGIPLEFENIIFEPFFRLTKFVFDDYKTLDFGLGLTKVEAIIKRFDGKVEIKNIIDHLYAKSQPKTKVICRISIPLVP from the coding sequence ATGAATGAAAAACGAATACTCCTCGCTGAAGATGATTTAATATCTGCTACTGTACTCCAAGAGTCTTTAGCCTCACTCGGATATCAGGTAACACTCGCTGAAGATGGACGAAAAGCTAAAGAGCTATTCTTAGAAAACCAATTCCCCATTGTCATAACAGACTATGATATGCCTGATGTAAATGGAATAGAACTCATTGATTTTCTAAAAGAAGAAGAGGTTGAGCCAATCATTATAGTCTTAACAAACCATTCCGAAACTTCCATCATCATTGATATCATGAGAAGAGGAATCTACGATTATATCGTAAAACCCATTGAAGAAGAAGAACTCTCCCTAAAACTTCAGCATGCATTTGAAATTCACAATATAAAAAAACTAGAAAAGGTGGCTAAGCGAGAACGTGAAATGCGCCTCGAAAGTCATTTGGATTGGATCAAATGGAAAGAAAAAATGGGAGGATCCGGTAAATCCAAAAATTTGAACAAAAATTTATTTGAGAGTTTAAAAACTAGTTTTAACCAAGGAACGGGATTTGGAGCACTCGTATCCTTACTAAAAATCGTTTCGGATTCCGCAGAAATTGAAGGAGATTTTTACAAGATTGATAGAGAGATTATGAGTCTCATCAAAACAAATGCAGAGATGGCTGAAAAAGCTTTATATACTTTTTCCGAAATAGATGAAATCTTAAACGGGAAAATTGAATTGGAGACGATCTCTTTAAGTTATTTATATAATGAAATAAAGAATGTCACAATTGAAATGAGTAACCTATTAGACATTCAAAAGAATCATTTATACTTGAGTGAGAAAAAATCATCATTTGATCAAAACAAAATTAATATTCACATAAATTATTTCATAATAGCATTGAAAGAAATGTTAACGAATGCATGTAAATTTTCGATCCCAGAAAGTAGTATTCATATCGTTATGTACATTGAAGCAAAATCACTTGTCATATCGATTTATAACTCACCCGTCATGAATTCGGATAGGACAGAAGGAATTCCGCTGGAATTCGAAAATATTATCTTTGAACCATTTTTTCGACTCACTAAATTTGTTTTCGATGACTACAAAACTCTAGATTTCGGTTTAGGATTGACAAAGGTGGAAGCAATCATCAAAAGATTTGATGGCAAAGTTGAAATTAAAAATATTATCGATCATCTATATGCTAAATCCCAACCAAAGACAAAAGTAATTTGCCGAATATCAATTCCACTTGTTCCATAA
- a CDS encoding adenylate/guanylate cyclase domain-containing protein: MKKTIVDEILISREIKNEKTVAVVRFAIFSFASLMDYLSYFHVINYTIVPPTIITLLLDTTFLVFAGFVLFFVTHFSFQPYLKFFTITLDYTIVGLMIFFDPTVQRGDGVIYFIAMIGAIFIYQFNLLRHSKIGTIYGAFLSFVFLFVISIGLGGGYPIDLIPMLFGLGMILAIGYVTTVSNIEMVKEANAKQMMERYLPTQLVSEFYKNNAQLEPGGEMKEVTILFSDIRSFTKYSEQRSAEEVVLFLNDYLSRMTDIIFRFNGTIDKFIGDAIMTIFGAPFKRDDDALRAVKSAVEMIKEIHRFNQKKNLPDEQIQVGIGIHTGEVIVGNIGSDRRLDYTVIGDNVNLASRIEGLTKHYRCSILISEVTYQHIEGKYSGSDGFVIREIDKVIVKGKSKPISVYEVVCFTD, translated from the coding sequence ATGAAAAAAACGATAGTCGATGAAATTTTAATCTCAAGAGAGATCAAAAATGAGAAAACAGTCGCTGTTGTTCGGTTTGCCATATTTTCCTTCGCATCACTCATGGATTATTTGTCCTACTTCCATGTGATTAATTATACAATTGTTCCTCCCACAATCATCACACTTTTGTTAGACACAACATTCTTAGTCTTTGCAGGTTTTGTACTTTTTTTTGTAACTCATTTTTCGTTTCAACCTTATCTTAAATTTTTTACCATCACTTTGGATTATACCATTGTTGGATTAATGATTTTTTTTGATCCTACAGTACAAAGAGGTGATGGTGTTATTTATTTTATCGCTATGATTGGGGCCATATTCATCTATCAATTTAACTTACTTAGGCATTCCAAAATAGGGACAATCTATGGAGCTTTTTTATCATTTGTTTTCTTGTTTGTAATTTCTATCGGATTGGGTGGAGGATACCCTATCGATTTAATCCCAATGTTATTTGGATTAGGCATGATACTTGCAATTGGATATGTAACAACCGTTTCCAACATTGAAATGGTAAAAGAAGCAAATGCTAAACAAATGATGGAACGATACCTTCCCACACAATTAGTTAGTGAGTTTTATAAAAATAATGCTCAATTAGAACCAGGCGGGGAAATGAAAGAGGTAACAATCCTTTTTTCTGATATACGATCCTTTACAAAATATTCTGAACAAAGGTCAGCCGAAGAAGTAGTTCTATTTTTAAATGACTATCTATCTCGTATGACAGACATTATATTTAGATTCAATGGAACCATCGATAAGTTTATTGGTGATGCCATCATGACAATCTTTGGTGCTCCTTTTAAGCGAGATGATGATGCACTCCGGGCAGTCAAATCTGCTGTCGAAATGATAAAAGAAATACATCGATTCAATCAAAAAAAGAATTTGCCAGATGAACAAATTCAGGTGGGAATCGGTATCCACACTGGAGAAGTTATTGTTGGAAATATTGGTTCCGATCGTCGGTTAGATTATACTGTTATTGGTGACAATGTAAACTTAGCCTCTAGGATTGAGGGATTAACCAAACATTACCGGTGCTCAATTCTGATTTCAGAAGTAACATACCAACACATTGAAGGGAAGTATAGTGGATCGGATGGTTTTGTCATCAGAGAAATTGATAAAGTCATTGTGAAAGGCAAATCAAAACCAATTTCCGTGTATGAAGTTGTTTGTTTCACCGATTGA
- a CDS encoding Lp29 family lipoprotein: MLRVSFVSFIVFFTILSCKNIVLVREYSQKSIELNPKLKIALVGFFPYQYSTITSGRTRTTTATLDYNHPTVSVMTIGKPIDMIPSSGIDSSVSPEASKDVAMTYLERVKISGLQEISKMIEIKKVDEKTTFALKKRDVDYYLIAIHGPAFDESMGNVGRTLITAHLCILSIGTFPCWNSIQTETKFLLYDNKLKLVDNQTYSDRYEHFGAWWGKEENGTFDLQKAGIPDPLKVKVYKPHILEYEDHLKEILNK, from the coding sequence ATGTTACGTGTAAGTTTCGTTAGTTTCATTGTTTTTTTTACTATTTTATCCTGTAAAAATATTGTCCTCGTTCGCGAATATTCTCAAAAATCCATTGAGCTTAATCCTAAATTGAAAATTGCTTTAGTAGGTTTTTTTCCCTATCAGTATTCAACAATCACTTCAGGAAGGACTCGTACAACAACTGCTACATTGGATTACAATCATCCGACTGTTTCCGTTATGACAATTGGGAAACCGATCGATATGATACCAAGTTCGGGCATCGATTCCAGTGTATCCCCAGAAGCTTCAAAAGACGTTGCGATGACTTATTTAGAAAGAGTGAAAATTTCGGGACTTCAAGAAATCTCAAAAATGATCGAAATTAAAAAAGTTGATGAAAAAACAACCTTTGCCTTAAAAAAGAGAGACGTAGATTATTATTTAATTGCGATCCATGGTCCCGCATTCGATGAAAGTATGGGAAATGTGGGTCGTACCCTAATCACTGCTCATCTCTGTATCTTGTCAATTGGCACTTTCCCATGTTGGAACAGTATTCAAACAGAAACTAAATTCTTATTATACGACAACAAACTGAAGTTAGTAGATAATCAAACTTACTCAGACAGATACGAACATTTTGGTGCATGGTGGGGAAAAGAAGAAAATGGTACATTTGATTTGCAAAAAGCAGGGATCCCTGATCCTTTAAAGGTAAAAGTATACAAACCACATATTTTAGAATATGAAGACCACTTAAAAGAAATTCTCAACAAATAA
- a CDS encoding DUF4215 domain-containing protein — translation MSIQVKDSVCGNGVIEGNEVCDDFNTTNGDGCNNTCSGS, via the coding sequence ATTTCTATTCAGGTAAAAGATTCTGTTTGTGGTAACGGTGTTATAGAAGGAAATGAAGTTTGTGATGACTTTAATACTACAAATGGAGACGGTTGCAATAATACTTGTAGTGGATCTTGA